One stretch of Streptomyces zhihengii DNA includes these proteins:
- a CDS encoding SDR family oxidoreductase — translation MGETPQNPRTKHPQPEFAQQDQEPPGWTGPMDPRPDHGEDSYRGSGLLQNRAAVVTGGDSGIGRAVALAYAREGADVLFTYLPEEAEDAKETARLIERAGRRGLGVPCDIREEEQCRRLVERAVAEFGRIDVLVNNAAYQMSQPEGIAEISTEQFDRVVRTNLYGMFWLCKMAVPHIPSGGSIINTTSVQAYKPSPHLLDYAMTKGAIVTFTQGLAQMLVEDGIRVNAVAPGPVWTPLIPATLPDTKEFGKQAPMGRPAQPAEMAPAYVFLASEHASFITAEIMNATGGTPLP, via the coding sequence ATGGGTGAGACCCCGCAGAACCCGAGGACCAAGCACCCGCAGCCGGAATTCGCACAGCAGGACCAAGAGCCGCCGGGCTGGACCGGCCCAATGGACCCACGCCCTGACCACGGCGAGGACTCCTACCGAGGGAGCGGGCTGCTGCAGAACCGGGCAGCGGTGGTGACCGGCGGTGACTCCGGTATCGGGCGGGCAGTCGCTTTGGCCTACGCACGCGAGGGCGCGGACGTGCTGTTCACGTACCTGCCCGAAGAGGCGGAGGACGCCAAGGAGACGGCCCGCCTCATCGAGCGGGCGGGTCGCCGCGGCCTGGGCGTGCCGTGCGACATCCGGGAGGAAGAGCAGTGCCGTCGCCTCGTCGAGCGGGCCGTGGCGGAGTTCGGGCGTATCGATGTATTGGTGAACAACGCGGCGTATCAGATGTCGCAGCCTGAGGGCATCGCGGAGATCTCCACGGAGCAGTTCGACCGCGTGGTGCGCACGAACCTGTACGGCATGTTCTGGCTGTGCAAGATGGCAGTTCCTCACATTCCTTCGGGCGGATCGATCATCAACACCACGTCGGTGCAGGCTTACAAGCCGAGCCCTCACTTGCTCGACTACGCCATGACCAAGGGCGCCATCGTGACGTTCACCCAAGGGCTCGCGCAGATGCTGGTCGAGGACGGAATTCGAGTCAACGCCGTGGCTCCCGGCCCGGTGTGGACGCCGCTGATTCCGGCCACGCTGCCGGACACCAAAGAGTTCGGCAAGCAGGCGCCGATGGGTCGCCCTGCGCAGCCGGCGGAGATGGCGCCGGCGTATGTGTTCCTGGCTTCTGAGCACGCGAGCTTCATCACCGCGGAGATCATGAACGCCACCGGAGGTACTCCGCTTCCGTGA
- a CDS encoding cytochrome P450: MGIGGCPDGQKNAAQPHGLRGQAVDRANGPTCRVGAHAAARHGYSCAMSTVARFLRSLPDSTLPLAVRGYSWLPDRMSDVHGGGVLRTRVLGQPAIFLRGPEAVDFVYDEDHVVRREALPGPVLDTLFGRGAVHTLDGESHRVRKGIFLGLLMDERGVADLQGRVVAGWREWTARHSGEEVVLFDGVAEVLAAAVSEWAGLPCSDASAAGTARDCVAMVDGFATPGPRHFRARRARREQEASLLPVVEHARTGRPGLADGSAVAVLARHRDAAGLPLAPHTVAVEILNVVRPTVAIAWFVAFAAHALHRWPDQRIALLTDEDGSRARAFAHEVRRFYPFAPFVGGLAWRDAAWRGQRIKAGTMVLLDIFGHHRDPAQWDHPRRFDPDRFLREPGAVHRLIPQGGGDPATGHRCPGEDITVTVLAALSTELASLGHTVPHQDLRIPLSRVPTLPRSGMRIRLP, from the coding sequence ATGGGTATCGGTGGGTGCCCGGATGGCCAGAAGAACGCAGCTCAGCCGCACGGATTGCGCGGCCAGGCGGTCGATCGCGCGAACGGCCCCACCTGCCGCGTCGGGGCGCATGCGGCCGCACGGCATGGGTACTCGTGCGCCATGTCGACCGTCGCGAGATTTCTGCGCTCCCTGCCTGACAGCACGCTGCCCCTGGCGGTACGGGGCTACTCCTGGCTTCCCGACCGGATGTCCGACGTGCACGGTGGCGGCGTGCTGCGCACGCGTGTGCTGGGCCAGCCGGCGATCTTCCTGCGAGGACCTGAAGCGGTGGACTTTGTCTACGACGAGGATCATGTCGTGCGCCGCGAGGCGCTGCCCGGTCCGGTGCTCGACACGCTTTTCGGTAGAGGAGCGGTCCATACGCTGGACGGAGAATCCCATCGCGTGCGCAAGGGCATCTTCCTCGGCCTGCTGATGGACGAGAGGGGGGTCGCTGACCTGCAAGGGCGTGTCGTGGCCGGATGGCGGGAGTGGACCGCGCGGCACAGTGGCGAGGAGGTGGTCCTGTTCGATGGTGTGGCGGAGGTCCTTGCCGCGGCGGTGTCCGAGTGGGCAGGTCTGCCGTGCTCGGATGCATCGGCGGCAGGGACGGCGCGCGACTGCGTCGCTATGGTCGACGGCTTCGCCACCCCGGGGCCCCGGCACTTCCGTGCGCGCCGTGCCCGACGCGAGCAGGAGGCGTCCCTGCTGCCGGTGGTGGAGCACGCCAGGACCGGCCGGCCGGGGTTGGCCGACGGTTCGGCGGTGGCGGTTCTCGCTCGGCACCGTGACGCGGCAGGGCTGCCTCTCGCCCCGCACACCGTCGCCGTGGAAATTCTCAACGTCGTCCGGCCCACCGTGGCCATTGCCTGGTTCGTCGCCTTCGCCGCTCACGCCCTGCACCGCTGGCCGGACCAGCGCATAGCGCTGCTGACGGACGAGGACGGCAGCCGGGCCCGGGCGTTCGCCCACGAGGTGCGGCGCTTCTACCCGTTCGCACCGTTCGTCGGCGGTCTCGCCTGGCGCGATGCGGCGTGGCGCGGACAGCGGATCAAGGCCGGCACGATGGTGCTGCTCGATATCTTCGGACACCACCGCGACCCCGCACAGTGGGACCACCCCCGCCGCTTCGACCCCGACAGGTTCCTCCGAGAGCCGGGCGCCGTACACCGCCTGATCCCCCAGGGCGGCGGCGACCCTGCGACCGGGCACCGCTGCCCGGGCGAGGACATCACCGTCACGGTGCTCGCCGCACTCTCCACCGAACTGGCCTCCCTCGGCCACACGGTGCCGCACCAGGACCTGCGCATCCCGCTCTCCCGGGTGCCGACCCTCCCGCGCAGCGGCATGCGGATCCGTCTCCCGTGA
- a CDS encoding molybdopterin oxidoreductase family protein, which yields MSTGVDRIDDPWGDRTPYGRDSEWPVRIDTFLRDGVRPETVDTWSQAASILHSDGDAMDIAVVDGQIAGVRGRAVDRVNRGRLGPKDLYGWQANASPDRLTSPLVRRDGHLVPCDWDTAMDTLVSRSRDLLKTRGPDAIGLYTSGQLFLEEYYTLAVIGRAGLGTNHLDGNTRLCTATAAEALKESFGCDGQPGTYADFDHADVIALFGHNLAETQPVQWMRILDRLDGAQPPSLICVDPRPTPVARRARVHLAPRLGTNMALLNALLHEIIRTDRVDHPFIDTRTVGFENLVAQVRSCTPRWAAGICDVPAARIEEAAELIGTTDRLMSTVLQGVYQSHQATAAAVQVNNLHLIRGMIGRPGAGVLQMNGQPTAQNTRECGANGDLPGFRNWQNPAHVADLASVWNVTPSAIPHDAPPTHAMKMFRLAEEGTIRMLWISGTNPAVSLPDLSRIRSLLTQERLFVVVQDLYLTETAHLADLVLPAATWGEKTGTFTNADRTVHLSDKAVEPPGQARADLDIFLDYAARMNFRDKDDEPLITWRDPESAFEAWKKCSKGRPCDYTGLTYTALRGGSGLQWPVDEQSPQGTERLYGDRFSWSAPGQCESYGKDLTTGEPYDEAAYRALATDGRAIIRPAPYLPPDETPTAAYPFQLTSGRTIYHFHTRTKTGRAPQLNSAAPDVWVEMADTDATRLELGEGDLVEVRTPRGALHGRLRITALRPGVLFVPFHYGYWDTPGLSGPRAGRPGRAANETTPTRWDPASKQPLFKTTVATVSLVERSPSSPPAQGAP from the coding sequence ATGAGCACAGGCGTGGACCGGATCGACGACCCGTGGGGCGACCGCACGCCGTACGGACGCGACAGTGAGTGGCCGGTACGGATCGACACCTTCCTGCGGGACGGCGTGCGGCCCGAAACAGTGGACACGTGGTCGCAGGCCGCCTCCATCCTCCATTCCGACGGCGACGCCATGGACATCGCCGTCGTCGACGGCCAGATCGCAGGAGTTCGCGGTCGCGCCGTCGACCGGGTAAACAGGGGGCGCCTGGGCCCGAAGGACCTCTATGGCTGGCAGGCCAACGCCTCACCCGACCGCCTGACCAGTCCGCTCGTCAGGCGCGACGGACACCTCGTCCCCTGCGACTGGGACACCGCCATGGACACGCTGGTCTCCCGCTCTCGTGACCTGCTGAAGACCCGGGGACCGGATGCGATCGGCCTCTACACCAGCGGCCAGCTGTTCCTGGAGGAGTACTACACTCTCGCCGTCATCGGACGGGCCGGACTGGGCACCAATCACCTGGACGGCAACACCCGCCTGTGCACCGCCACCGCCGCCGAGGCACTCAAGGAGTCCTTCGGCTGCGACGGACAACCCGGAACCTACGCCGACTTCGATCATGCGGACGTGATCGCACTCTTCGGCCACAACCTCGCCGAAACTCAGCCCGTGCAGTGGATGCGCATCCTCGACCGGCTCGACGGCGCCCAACCACCCTCACTCATCTGCGTCGACCCCCGGCCCACCCCCGTCGCACGGCGCGCCCGAGTCCACCTCGCCCCGCGCCTGGGCACCAACATGGCCCTGCTCAACGCGCTGCTCCACGAGATCATCCGCACCGACCGAGTGGATCATCCCTTCATCGACACCCGCACGGTGGGCTTCGAGAACCTTGTCGCGCAGGTCCGTTCCTGCACCCCGCGGTGGGCCGCCGGCATCTGTGACGTTCCCGCTGCGCGCATCGAGGAGGCAGCCGAACTGATCGGCACGACGGACCGGCTGATGTCGACCGTGCTCCAAGGCGTGTACCAGTCGCACCAGGCCACCGCCGCCGCCGTGCAGGTGAACAACCTGCACCTGATCCGAGGGATGATCGGGCGCCCGGGAGCCGGTGTCCTGCAGATGAATGGACAGCCAACCGCCCAGAACACCCGCGAATGCGGCGCTAACGGAGACCTGCCCGGCTTCCGGAACTGGCAGAACCCCGCCCACGTAGCCGATCTGGCCTCCGTCTGGAATGTCACCCCCTCGGCCATTCCGCATGATGCGCCCCCCACGCACGCGATGAAAATGTTCCGCCTGGCCGAAGAAGGAACGATCCGCATGCTGTGGATCAGCGGAACCAACCCCGCCGTCTCCCTGCCCGACCTCTCCCGCATCCGCTCCCTGCTCACGCAGGAACGCCTCTTCGTCGTGGTCCAAGACCTCTATCTCACAGAGACCGCCCACCTGGCCGACCTCGTCCTGCCCGCGGCGACCTGGGGAGAGAAGACAGGCACCTTCACCAACGCCGACCGCACAGTGCACCTGTCCGACAAGGCCGTCGAACCACCCGGCCAAGCACGAGCGGACCTCGACATCTTCCTCGACTACGCGGCGCGCATGAACTTTCGCGACAAGGACGACGAACCACTGATCACGTGGCGCGACCCCGAGAGCGCGTTCGAAGCATGGAAAAAATGCAGCAAAGGAAGGCCCTGCGACTACACCGGCCTGACCTACACCGCGCTGCGCGGAGGCAGCGGACTCCAGTGGCCGGTCGACGAACAATCACCCCAGGGCACCGAGCGCCTCTACGGTGACCGCTTCTCCTGGTCGGCCCCGGGGCAGTGCGAGTCCTACGGCAAAGACCTGACAACCGGAGAGCCGTACGACGAAGCCGCCTATCGCGCGCTCGCCACCGACGGCCGGGCGATCATCAGGCCCGCGCCCTACCTCCCTCCGGATGAGACCCCGACCGCTGCGTACCCCTTCCAGCTCACCAGCGGACGCACGATCTACCACTTCCACACCCGCACCAAGACCGGCCGGGCGCCGCAGCTCAACTCCGCCGCCCCCGACGTGTGGGTCGAGATGGCAGACACGGACGCCACACGCCTCGAACTCGGAGAAGGTGACCTGGTCGAAGTCCGCACACCACGCGGCGCGCTGCATGGGCGGCTGCGGATCACTGCACTGCGCCCAGGTGTGCTCTTCGTGCCCTTCCACTACGGCTACTGGGACACCCCCGGCCTCTCAGGGCCCCGGGCGGGCCGGCCCGGCCGAGCCGCCAACGAGACCACACCCACACGATGGGACCCCGCCTCCAAGCAGCCGCTGTTCAAGACCACGGTTGCCACCGTGTCTCTCGTCGAACGCAGCCCGTCGAGCCCGCCCGCACAAGGCGCACCGTGA
- a CDS encoding glutamate--cysteine ligase, translating into MRSVGVEEELLLVDTHSGVPRAVSTSILAAADRRAGRADGTPPDHPFEAELQREQLEFATDPATEMGQLLEEIRHCRGEAARHAGEVDAVVAALATSPLPAEPSLTAGSRYRWMGEQFGITAQEQLTCGCHVHVSVDSDEEGVAVLDRMRPWLPVLTAISANSPFWQGQDTEYASYRSRVWNRWPSAGPVDVFGSADRYHEQVDAMVKTGVLRDEGMIYFDARLSATYPTVEIRVADVCLDATTPVLLAALARALVDTSARAWQDGTPPPRIGTGLLRLASWRAGRSGLDGPLLHPETMGETPAEDAVHALYRHVRESLTDNGDDDLVREALPRLLHEGNGARVQRRLYDETKDLAQVVRGCAQRTTSS; encoded by the coding sequence ATGCGCAGTGTGGGTGTGGAAGAGGAACTGTTGCTCGTGGACACGCACAGCGGAGTACCCAGAGCAGTCTCCACGTCGATCTTGGCCGCCGCCGACCGTCGGGCGGGACGGGCGGACGGGACACCACCGGACCATCCGTTCGAGGCGGAGCTGCAGAGGGAGCAGCTGGAGTTCGCGACGGATCCGGCGACGGAGATGGGGCAGCTCCTGGAGGAGATCCGCCACTGCCGCGGCGAGGCGGCCCGGCACGCCGGTGAGGTGGATGCGGTGGTGGCCGCGCTGGCGACTTCCCCTCTGCCGGCGGAGCCCTCGCTCACCGCCGGCTCTCGCTATCGCTGGATGGGCGAGCAGTTCGGCATCACAGCTCAGGAGCAGCTCACCTGCGGCTGCCATGTCCATGTGTCGGTGGATTCGGACGAGGAGGGCGTCGCCGTCCTGGACCGGATGCGGCCCTGGCTGCCGGTGCTGACGGCGATAAGCGCCAACTCCCCCTTCTGGCAGGGGCAGGACACCGAGTACGCGAGTTATCGCAGCCGGGTGTGGAACCGGTGGCCGTCCGCTGGGCCGGTCGACGTCTTCGGCTCCGCCGACCGCTACCACGAGCAGGTGGACGCCATGGTGAAGACCGGCGTCCTGCGCGACGAGGGCATGATCTATTTCGACGCCCGGCTCTCCGCCACCTACCCCACCGTCGAGATCCGGGTCGCGGACGTGTGCCTGGACGCCACAACCCCGGTCCTGCTCGCCGCCCTCGCCCGCGCCCTCGTGGACACCTCCGCCCGGGCCTGGCAGGACGGGACGCCGCCGCCCAGGATCGGCACCGGGCTGCTGCGCCTCGCCTCCTGGCGGGCCGGCCGCTCGGGCCTCGACGGCCCCCTGCTCCACCCGGAGACTATGGGCGAGACCCCGGCCGAGGACGCAGTCCACGCCCTCTACCGGCACGTCCGCGAATCGCTGACCGACAACGGGGACGACGATCTGGTGCGCGAGGCCCTCCCCCGCCTGCTGCACGAGGGGAACGGCGCCCGCGTCCAGCGACGGCTGTATGACGAGACGAAGGACCTCGCGCAGGTCGTCAGGGGTTGCGCCCAACGCACCACCAGCAGCTGA
- a CDS encoding DUF5133 domain-containing protein: protein MLMAHPAVLENLVEQYDTLRILHAENGGEAVQQRMQDLAYTLCVSTGTRDVDSALVAARHQLPGARPMDDSVLTV from the coding sequence ATGCTCATGGCGCATCCGGCAGTATTGGAGAATCTGGTCGAGCAGTACGACACACTGCGCATCCTGCACGCCGAGAACGGCGGCGAAGCGGTACAGCAGCGTATGCAGGATCTCGCCTACACCCTGTGCGTGTCCACGGGCACGCGCGATGTCGACTCAGCCCTCGTCGCGGCTCGCCACCAGTTGCCCGGAGCCCGTCCCATGGACGACTCCGTGCTCACCGTCTGA
- a CDS encoding isochorismatase family cysteine hydrolase: MVKCAVIVIDMINTYDHPDAGLLLSSAEKVVPAIVRLLARARERGVPVIYVNDNFGEWRSHHGEIVDTALSGPHAHLVEPLRPTDDSLFVVKARHSIFYETPLTYLLSTLGIEQVILCGQVTEQCVLYSALDAHIRHLGVTVAHDGVAHIHEDLADAALRMMERNMGAAIRSADELLC, translated from the coding sequence GTGGTGAAATGCGCAGTCATCGTAATCGACATGATCAACACCTACGACCATCCGGACGCCGGCCTGCTGCTCTCGTCAGCAGAGAAGGTCGTGCCTGCGATCGTGCGGCTGCTGGCGCGGGCGCGGGAACGCGGTGTCCCGGTCATCTACGTCAATGACAACTTCGGGGAGTGGCGTTCGCATCACGGAGAGATCGTGGACACGGCGCTTTCCGGGCCCCACGCGCATCTCGTGGAGCCGCTGCGGCCGACGGACGATTCGCTGTTCGTGGTCAAGGCTCGGCATTCGATCTTCTACGAGACGCCGCTCACCTATCTGCTGAGCACATTGGGCATCGAGCAGGTGATCCTGTGCGGCCAGGTCACCGAGCAGTGCGTGCTGTACTCGGCGCTGGACGCCCACATCCGTCATCTGGGGGTGACGGTTGCGCACGACGGGGTGGCGCACATCCACGAGGACCTGGCGGATGCGGCGCTGCGGATGATGGAGCGGAACATGGGGGCGGCGATTCGCTCGGCGGACGAGCTCCTGTGCTGA
- a CDS encoding alpha/beta fold hydrolase has translation MFEGFTTSTVRTGEASVFVRYGGEGPPVLLLHGHPRTSATWHRVAPLLVRRGFTVVCPDLRGYGRSRGPAPAPEHVPHSKRAVAGEMVEVMRALGHERFGLAGHDRGAAVALRLVLDHPSAVTRVAFLDGLPVSEHLARADARFATAWWHWFFFAQPDIPERVINADPDAWYRGDPETMGQENYDEWRAATRNPDVVRAMLEDYRAGLTVDRRHEEADRGRGARIACPVLVLWSLRDDLEDLYGDPRAIWRDWADDVNGHGIDAGHHVAEEAPGPLGAALGDFFDH, from the coding sequence GTGTTCGAGGGATTCACGACCAGCACGGTGCGTACCGGTGAGGCGTCCGTCTTCGTCCGGTACGGGGGCGAGGGCCCGCCTGTTCTGTTGCTGCACGGCCATCCTCGGACCTCGGCGACCTGGCACCGGGTCGCGCCCCTCCTGGTGCGGCGGGGTTTCACCGTCGTCTGTCCCGACCTGCGCGGCTACGGGCGCTCCCGGGGCCCGGCGCCGGCTCCCGAGCATGTCCCGCACTCCAAGCGTGCCGTGGCCGGGGAGATGGTCGAGGTCATGCGTGCGCTCGGCCACGAGCGCTTCGGGCTCGCCGGCCACGATCGCGGGGCCGCCGTGGCGCTCCGACTGGTGCTGGACCATCCCTCGGCGGTGACCCGGGTGGCTTTCCTGGACGGCCTGCCCGTGAGCGAGCACCTGGCCCGCGCCGACGCCCGGTTCGCTACCGCGTGGTGGCACTGGTTTTTCTTCGCCCAGCCCGACATCCCCGAGCGCGTCATCAACGCCGACCCCGACGCCTGGTACCGCGGGGATCCCGAGACCATGGGGCAGGAGAACTACGACGAGTGGCGGGCCGCCACCAGGAACCCGGACGTCGTCCGCGCCATGCTGGAGGACTACCGTGCCGGGCTCACCGTGGACCGCCGCCACGAGGAGGCGGACCGGGGTCGCGGCGCACGGATCGCCTGCCCCGTCCTAGTGCTGTGGTCGCTTCGGGACGACCTGGAGGACCTGTACGGCGACCCGCGCGCCATTTGGCGCGACTGGGCCGATGACGTCAACGGTCACGGCATCGACGCCGGCCACCACGTGGCCGAGGAAGCCCCCGGCCCGCTCGGCGCCGCGCTGGGCGACTTCTTCGACCACTGA
- a CDS encoding DUF4394 domain-containing protein, whose protein sequence is MCTLDSCARAAKVCQLAIALAGRHFGVDLSPAANRLRAISDTGRNLRPTIDDTAARRRRRARCESGRTRPVPRRTEQSACLARVRPSAVRPLLITFTV, encoded by the coding sequence ATCTGCACCCTCGACAGCTGCGCCCGGGCTGCCAAGGTCTGCCAGCTCGCGATTGCTCTCGCTGGCCGCCACTTCGGCGTCGACCTTAGCCCCGCCGCTAACCGGCTGCGCGCCATCAGCGACACCGGGCGGAATCTGCGCCCCACCATCGACGACACGGCCGCCCGTCGGCGTCGCCGAGCGCGGTGCGAAAGCGGCCGGACTCGGCCGGTCCCGAGGCGGACTGAGCAGTCAGCGTGCTTGGCAAGAGTGCGGCCGTCGGCGGTGAGACCATTGCTGATCACTTTCACGGTGTGA
- a CDS encoding helix-turn-helix domain-containing protein yields the protein MIDSGSHDAADVADSADEGMTAHGRVFHVLQTLNSMGPGLHPLRRIIDESGVTKSTVHRILRAGVAAKHLIYRSPGRYGVATDVAHHRPDASVHLNLAHDSALDRETTALQRQTAQVAMAFSAVMIDDTPGRLMVEHTYGRRSDFQAAFNHADIDAKVALRHAPLTADAAGLAILSHLDGAPQSHLMREIRSEGYVMTQSSLPDWKMIGVPLWRGSTVYGSLVVMGLRPQMERNRREYAAAALACAARLSARCELASGAMRMSA from the coding sequence GTGATCGACTCCGGCTCTCACGACGCAGCCGACGTCGCGGATAGCGCGGACGAAGGAATGACGGCTCACGGAAGAGTTTTCCACGTCCTGCAGACGCTGAACAGCATGGGGCCCGGGCTGCACCCGCTGCGGCGGATCATCGACGAGTCGGGCGTTACGAAGAGCACCGTGCACCGCATCCTGCGCGCCGGCGTCGCTGCGAAACACCTGATTTACAGGTCGCCCGGCCGGTACGGGGTCGCGACTGACGTCGCTCACCACCGTCCCGACGCTAGCGTGCACCTCAATCTTGCACACGACAGCGCCCTGGACCGCGAGACCACGGCATTGCAGCGCCAGACGGCCCAGGTGGCGATGGCCTTCAGCGCTGTGATGATTGACGACACTCCTGGGCGGCTCATGGTCGAGCACACTTACGGGCGCCGCAGCGACTTTCAGGCCGCTTTCAACCATGCCGATATCGATGCCAAGGTAGCCCTGCGGCATGCCCCGCTCACGGCTGACGCGGCGGGTCTTGCGATTCTCTCTCACCTGGACGGGGCTCCACAGAGCCATCTGATGCGGGAGATCCGGTCTGAGGGCTACGTCATGACTCAGTCCTCTCTGCCGGACTGGAAGATGATCGGCGTACCGCTGTGGCGTGGGTCAACGGTCTACGGCTCCCTGGTTGTGATGGGCCTGCGCCCGCAGATGGAGCGAAACCGGCGTGAGTACGCCGCCGCGGCCTTGGCTTGCGCCGCGCGTTTGAGCGCCCGCTGCGAACTGGCCAGCGGCGCCATGCGGATGAGTGCTTGA